In one Elusimicrobiales bacterium genomic region, the following are encoded:
- a CDS encoding D-Ala-D-Ala carboxypeptidase family metallohydrolase, with translation MNDFNLTEHFTFFELTRTDKAEFQELNRRKGSCYTADLTGLCRLILEPVRTHYDKPVIIHSGFRCYELNAAIGGSASSQHTLGQAADFEVKGVSIDDAFNWLWKTSGIPFGQLIDEQRGGSRWIHASTGSKREVLAFKDSVYVRLV, from the coding sequence ATGAACGACTTCAACCTGACGGAGCATTTCACGTTCTTTGAGCTGACGCGCACGGACAAAGCCGAGTTTCAGGAATTGAACCGTCGGAAAGGGTCTTGCTATACCGCCGACCTTACCGGCCTGTGCCGCCTGATTCTTGAGCCTGTGCGGACGCATTACGACAAGCCGGTGATTATCCATTCCGGTTTCCGGTGCTACGAATTGAACGCCGCCATCGGCGGCAGCGCGTCAAGCCAGCATACGCTGGGCCAAGCGGCGGATTTTGAGGTGAAAGGCGTGAGCATAGACGACGCGTTCAACTGGCTGTGGAAAACATCCGGCATCCCGTTCGGCCAGCTTATTGACGAGCAGCGCGGCGGCTCACGATGGATTCACGCCAGCACCGGCAGTAAACGCGAGGTGTTGGCATTCAAGGACAGCGTATATGTCCGGCTGGTTTGA